A genomic stretch from Pirellulales bacterium includes:
- a CDS encoding iron-containing alcohol dehydrogenase: MSDIWSFHSAGQLVFGRGAIARAGQLVTRLGVRRVMVVTDQRLADAGIVDSVTVPLAAAGIDAPCFTGGEPEPTLEAAERAIAHARDVRPDAVLGLGGGSNMDLAKITAAVLAHGGRPRDFFGDDCLAGPVLPLICVPTTAGTGSEVSASCVLTDRQNEVKVGVLSNYLRPRLAIVDPLLTVSCPAKVTADSGIDALTHAIEAFTAVDNARFPLAPGEKTVYQGRHPLADALAEKAIRLIGQNLERAVSQPTDEAAREAMSLGATLAGMAFSNVGVALVHALEYPLGGLTHCSHGAGNGLFLPYVMRFNLPRRERELAQIATFLGIETQGKSERQAAEAAIERVEQIRLAIGIPARLRELGVTRERLPMLAEKTLAIKRILRVNPRAVTLVDLTSILESAL, from the coding sequence ATGTCCGATATCTGGAGCTTTCATTCCGCCGGCCAGCTCGTATTCGGACGTGGTGCGATTGCGCGCGCTGGCCAGCTCGTCACGCGACTGGGCGTGCGGCGCGTCATGGTTGTCACCGATCAGCGGCTGGCCGATGCGGGCATTGTCGACTCGGTGACGGTGCCGCTCGCGGCGGCCGGCATCGATGCTCCTTGCTTCACCGGCGGCGAGCCTGAGCCGACCCTGGAAGCTGCCGAGCGCGCCATCGCGCATGCCCGCGACGTGCGGCCCGACGCCGTGCTGGGGCTGGGCGGCGGTAGCAACATGGACCTGGCCAAGATTACGGCCGCGGTCCTGGCCCACGGCGGCCGGCCGCGCGATTTTTTCGGCGACGATTGCCTGGCCGGCCCGGTGCTTCCTTTGATTTGCGTGCCCACGACGGCTGGCACCGGCAGCGAGGTGAGTGCGTCGTGTGTGCTCACCGATCGGCAGAATGAGGTCAAGGTCGGCGTGCTGAGCAATTATTTGCGGCCGCGGCTGGCGATCGTGGACCCGCTCTTGACGGTGTCCTGCCCGGCAAAAGTCACGGCCGACAGCGGCATCGACGCGCTGACGCACGCCATCGAAGCGTTCACGGCCGTCGACAATGCGCGGTTTCCGCTGGCCCCCGGCGAAAAGACCGTTTATCAAGGGCGCCATCCGCTGGCCGACGCGCTGGCGGAAAAGGCAATTCGCCTGATCGGGCAAAACCTCGAGCGGGCGGTCTCGCAACCGACGGACGAGGCAGCGCGCGAGGCGATGTCGCTGGGGGCGACGCTTGCCGGCATGGCCTTTTCGAACGTTGGCGTCGCGCTCGTGCATGCGCTCGAATATCCGCTCGGCGGCCTGACACATTGTTCGCACGGAGCCGGGAACGGGTTGTTTCTGCCGTACGTGATGCGCTTCAATCTTCCGCGGCGCGAGCGCGAGCTGGCGCAGATTGCGACGTTCCTGGGTATCGAAACGCAGGGAAAGTCCGAGCGGCAGGCGGCCGAGGCCGCGATCGAGCGCGTCGAGCAGATCAGACTCGCGATCGGCATTCCCGCGCGGCTGCGCGAGCTGGGGGTCACGCGCGAGCGATTACCGATGCTGGCCGAGAAGACCTTGGCGATCAAACGCATCTTGCGCGTGAACCCACGTGCCGTGACGCTCGTGGACCTGACATCGATTTTGGAGTCGGCCCTTTGA
- a CDS encoding DUF4440 domain-containing protein gives MTERKSRTTAPSESSVTEELLALNQRLLDSIVAADWKTYEKLCDPSLSAFEPEARGRLIEGMPFHHFYFQLGKPKTVPQATMCSPHVRLLGDDAAVVSYVRLVQKLDESGSPVTSVCEETRVWQRQSGTWRHVHFHRSNNP, from the coding sequence ATGACTGAGCGCAAATCCCGTACCACGGCCCCGAGCGAATCTTCGGTGACCGAAGAGCTGCTCGCGCTCAATCAGCGCCTGCTCGACAGCATCGTCGCGGCCGATTGGAAGACCTACGAGAAGCTGTGCGATCCGTCGCTCTCGGCCTTCGAGCCCGAGGCCCGCGGACGGCTGATCGAGGGGATGCCGTTTCATCATTTCTATTTCCAGCTCGGCAAGCCGAAGACCGTGCCGCAGGCGACGATGTGCTCGCCGCACGTGCGGTTGCTGGGGGATGATGCGGCGGTGGTCAGCTACGTGCGCCTGGTGCAGAAGCTGGATGAGTCGGGTTCGCCGGTGACGAGCGTGTGCGAAGAGACGCGCGTCTGGCAGCGGCAATCGGGCACCTGGCGACACGTTCACTTTCATCGCTCGAACAATCCGTAG
- the thyX gene encoding FAD-dependent thymidylate synthase, whose product MPTNATQVDELRWKKFPVLNDGFVCLVDVMGDDQSVVQAARVSYGEGTRKVSDDRGLIRYLMRHRHSTPFEMAEIKLLVRVPMDTWRQWIRHRTANVNEYSTRYSLAIDATQETPADAWRSQAATNRQGSGAPLDPALGAELSAEELALQRESRRVYESRIARGVAREQARKDLPLSTYTEAYWKVDLHNLLHFLALRMDAHAQWEIRTYAATIGEQIVRPLFPLVWEAFDDYRLRGQFLTRLDQEVIRRLLARLAAAGRSAATDEDFMAVQDASWAGLARCRERDECRAKLASLGFLPEIAEGNRDDD is encoded by the coding sequence ATGCCCACCAATGCCACGCAAGTCGACGAGCTGCGCTGGAAGAAGTTTCCGGTGCTGAATGACGGATTCGTCTGCCTGGTGGACGTCATGGGAGACGACCAGTCCGTCGTGCAGGCGGCGCGGGTCAGCTACGGCGAAGGGACGCGCAAGGTGTCGGACGATCGGGGGCTGATTCGCTACCTGATGCGGCATCGGCATTCGACTCCCTTCGAAATGGCCGAGATCAAGCTGCTGGTGCGCGTGCCCATGGACACGTGGCGACAATGGATTCGCCATCGCACGGCCAACGTCAACGAATATTCGACGCGTTACTCGCTGGCCATCGATGCCACGCAGGAAACACCGGCCGACGCCTGGCGCTCGCAGGCGGCGACGAATCGCCAGGGAAGCGGTGCGCCCTTGGATCCGGCCCTCGGCGCCGAGTTGTCGGCCGAGGAGTTGGCGCTGCAGCGCGAATCGCGGCGCGTGTACGAAAGCCGCATCGCCCGCGGCGTGGCGCGCGAACAGGCGCGCAAGGACCTGCCGCTGTCGACGTATACCGAAGCCTATTGGAAGGTGGACCTGCACAACCTGCTGCATTTCCTGGCCTTGCGGATGGACGCGCATGCCCAGTGGGAGATTCGCACCTACGCGGCGACGATCGGCGAGCAAATCGTGCGGCCGCTGTTTCCGCTGGTGTGGGAGGCGTTCGACGATTACCGGCTGCGCGGCCAGTTCCTCACGCGGCTCGATCAAGAAGTGATTCGCCGGCTGCTCGCCCGGCTGGCTGCCGCCGGACGCAGTGCGGCCACGGACGAAGACTTCATGGCCGTGCAAGACGCCAGTTGGGCCGGCCTGGCGCGCTGCCGCGAGCGCGACGAATGCCGCGCGAAATTGGCTTCGCTGGGCTTCTTACCCGAAATCGCGGAAGGAAATCGTGACGATGACTGA
- a CDS encoding GNAT family N-acetyltransferase, with the protein MAETDKASSGAAAIEVRSMSVDDFPAVCRLLTELGRPAPTDETLPQVRRVFERHLASADTSSLIALRDGAAVGLLTLHFRERLSQPVPEAWIPDFVVTADEQGRGAAHLLMHRAMELARARGCHRVALESHYHRHRAYRFYAREGFTDVGKCFSLPLDPPPPS; encoded by the coding sequence ATGGCGGAAACAGATAAGGCCTCGTCCGGTGCGGCCGCGATCGAGGTGCGCTCGATGAGCGTGGACGATTTTCCCGCCGTGTGCCGGCTGCTCACCGAGTTGGGGCGCCCCGCGCCGACGGACGAGACGCTCCCTCAAGTGCGCCGGGTTTTCGAACGACACCTGGCCAGTGCCGATACGTCCAGCCTGATTGCGCTGCGCGACGGTGCGGCCGTTGGCCTATTGACGCTGCACTTTCGCGAACGGCTGAGCCAGCCGGTGCCCGAGGCGTGGATTCCGGATTTCGTCGTCACGGCGGACGAGCAAGGCCGCGGCGCGGCCCATCTTTTGATGCATCGGGCGATGGAATTGGCCCGGGCGCGCGGCTGTCACCGCGTGGCGCTCGAATCGCACTATCACCGGCACCGCGCGTACCGCTTCTACGCTCGCGAGGGCTTCACCGACGTGGGCAAGTGCTTTTCCCTTCCGCTTGATCCGCCGCCGCCAAGTTGA